In the Gopherus evgoodei ecotype Sinaloan lineage chromosome 19, rGopEvg1_v1.p, whole genome shotgun sequence genome, gagcacaatgGCTCCACCACAGAGGTCACTGGTGAGGACTTCAATGCACGTTCAGGTTGGCCGGAGAGCAGCAGTGCACCTTTACCCTTGCCTCTACCCCGCTTGCACCAGGGACATGTCCGGATGCAAAGCAGCAGCACTCGTCCTTGGGGCAGACAAATGACTGCACTGGGGTGTCTCCTGTCACTTTGTTGGGGAGGAGCTCAGACACCGATCTGGTTCTGGAACTCGGCACTTGTTTCCTCCTCCGTGATGTTGGGGAtgcccagcctggccaggggtTCCTCAGTGGGACCCTCATCTTGCAGGACATCATTCAGCTCGGCTGAGAAGCAGGAATGCACCAGGTGGTCCCAGTACAAGCTCAGGGTGGACTGGTCCTGACGTTCCATCTCCTTCAGTTCGTACATTTCCTTGGCGCTGGCTGCTGGGGTCTGCACCTCAAATGTCTTCTCAAACCTGCTGTAGTCTACTCGAAAGGCTCCTTTCTCCAGGGTCATGCAGGGCTCGAACCGATATCCCCAAAGGATCTCATCCTCTATGTAAGAGGTCCGGGCTTGACATGTCATTCCTACAGTGAGAAAAAAGAACATGGAGTCAGGACTATTAATTGGGCAGGTTGTATGCACAAAAGGATACAGAATGGATGTATAATCCCTCATACTTTATGGGCAGAAGACAACTGCTGACTAATGGGGTCAGGAGGTAACTTTGCCTGGGGACAGGTCATCCTATAGCTGCAggattcttgcaccttcctctgagccAGCTGGTACTGGTGAGTGTTAGACACAGGATACAGGACTAGGTTAACCCTGAGTCTGAACAACCTGGCAGTTCCCATGTCCTTGGTCAGCATCTGAAGGGTAAATCTCCTGTGCTGAATGGGTATTTGCGCAGTTACTGAGGCACGTGAAATGGATATTTAGGTTCAGACAAGCACAGCTGTGGGAACCAGATAAATACGTATGTTAGAAAGGAGCAGACAGTGCTAATCTGTGCACCAAAACCAGGACATTTAAACTAGACTGGACAGTACACTGATAAATATACAATAAGAAACCTGTGCTGGCTCCCAGGGCTATGGACTAGATGGAACCAAATCTGTCTGCTGTGTCTGTGATTCTAGGCCAGCAGCGCTCTCTTCTCAGCCCAAAGTTTGACCTGTCTAGGATTGCTGTCTGACTCACGTAGACTGACAGTAGCTATTTAGTTTTCCATACACGTTTGTTTCACCATGAAACTAGGCTAGAAAGAACTCTATCTGGAGGACAAACTAGGGAACAATTGTGCACTGGTCCCTGGTCTGGACTAGATCAGTTacacactgggggaggggctttTGGGAATGCCTGATCAATACTGTGTCACCAGATTGCAAGGGGTGATTTCCTTGCCCCTGATAGACGTAGCAAGGAACTAATTCTGCAAATGGTTCTATTGTCCCTGCTAGAGAAGATTCATCCCTGGGCCTCAAAACAATACTTGTGAAGCACCAATATTTTTGCCTTTGGAATGGGCCAGACTGCTTTATAAGGCAGCAGGTTTCTCCAAACTTCCCCTCTGGGGGAAGGACACACCCAGGTCCCTCTACCGCCCCATCTCCATCAAGTTTGAACACTGGATGGGAACTGGCAGCTCgtgtttttaaatcatttttctgACTCTAGGAAAGCCCAAGAACTAAAgaccagcagagggagcccaaatcagctgggagcGATGAAGGATAGTACAGCGAGGGAGCAGGGTGGCAGAGTGAGACTGAGAAAGGGTGTGTGCTCCATGAGAAGTGCGTGCatatgtgtatgtgagagagggagtgggaagaggtggagaactGATAACAACAAAAAGCAAGGGTTTTTAAAAGGGATGGGGGGAAATGAAGCTTAAACCATCTAAATGAAAATTTCATATCAAGCAGCTGGGCACCATCGCATCAAATCATCCATCCACACACCTGTAATTAACACAGTTCTGATGTCACCAAtcccaagcattaaaaaaatcacaagtcagccccttcttctcccctcgctcccctcccccaccccagaaaagaaaaaaacacgagatgggcttaaaaataatgagatttttaaaaataaccaattTCTGGATTGTTCGTTGTCTTCTGGGTTTGGAATCTCTAGGGTGCACAatgtcaagcttttctccacaaccgtGAGGGCTAAAAAATGGGCGTTTACACAAACAgaagttgagattctcatgtcATCTCATGATTCCAGTCTGGGGTTTTAAGCATTGTCTTCTCACCCTTCCCCgcaaaaatcatgagagttggcaacaacTGTAACAGCTCTTTCCAGTGAAGAAACACAGTTGGGGAAGTTGGTGGTCTTCACTGAATCATACCAGTCACTTTGACACACATGTTAAGTGTTTGGGGATATTTTCTCCATCCAGTAACTTCCTACCATTTTTAAGTGAATGTCATGCTAGTGAAAAGGGCCAGACTGACCCCTCTGGGTCCTTTGGGAATCCACAGCAGGCTTTCTCCACGTCAGCTCAACACGGGGCTACAGTCCCGAGTTGGAGGAACCTCTCGTTAAATGGAGAGAAGGGAGTttagtctccatggcccattcagtccaCAGCATTgttgctgagactgccagcaaggAGCTTAATTAGTACCAGTTGCAATGATGGTTTCTGAAATGTAGCTCTCTCTCCACTGATAAATGGACTGCGCCACCCCTGAGTCATCTCACGGCCTCCCAGCAACCATTCGATGGCAATGACCTTTGGTCACTCACCTGTGCCCAATGCATGCCAGTGACCTCCAGGGGAAAGGTTCAGTCCTGGTGCCCTGAGCCATCTGGCTGACGAGCATGTTCTGGCTCATTCTTTGTCTGCCAATGTAGCATCCTGAAAAGACGCCACGGGTTGACTGGGCCATGGATTGTGAAATCCCTTCTCACCCCTAACAGTGCTTCCCTCCCAGTCAGGGCTGAGGGATGTTGCACCAGCAGCCAACTGGGAGCCACTTACTTACTGTATTaagtggggctcagagcagggttaCCTGACAGGCTGCTGAAAATGGCTGCAGCTGTACAGATGGTAGCACAGAGGCCATTTTCTTGCTAACACTGTGTAGGATTTAGGGCTGCATGAATTTTTTTGCCCAATATATTTTTTCAGTGTAAAAAACAGGTTGATTTGGTGAAACAAATGTTTTGTGGATTTGTGTCCGTTTCGCTGAATTGTTCATTCTGAAAataaccccccaaaaaaacattcaggggaaaaaaatcaaaaagtttgGTTTTGACATTttcgaaatgaaacatttccgTTTTTCAGttaaaaggaaatttcaaaacaaaaagttgctttgaatttatttttgtttaaaaaaattaaaacatttaaaaatgctcaaaatcagACAGATATTTACTGGTGGGTCAaatgtttgacccaaaatgatttaaaaaaaaacaaaaacctttttcAATCAATGAAAATTTGTTAAAGGTTAATTTTTGGTCTGACCTGAAATGATTTGTTTCAGCTTTTCAAAACTGTCAGTAAACCAAAGTATCTGGTTTTTGCCCAGCTCCACCTAGAAGGCAAATGGGCATTTCCTGCAGTACCACCTACACCATCTCTCTTCAGGACAGGCCGTATCCCAACTACGCTTTTCCCACTCCCCCGGGATGGTGCCAAGGCTCAGCGTAATGTGTGGGATCCCAGTGCGCCCACCTGCcctgtgtgggtgggagaagccaATGGCTGCCTGGGTGGTTGGTTTTGTATGTCTTTCAAACAATCAAAATCCATGAGTCAGCTCAGTGTGTTAAGTAACTgtttagggcaggggtaggcaacctatggcacgggtgccgaaggtggcacgcaagctgattttcagctgcgcacacactgcctgggtcctggccactctgcattttatttaattttaaatgaagattcttaaacattttaaaaaccttatttactttacatacaacaatagtttacttctatattatagacttctagaaagagaccttctaaaaacgttaaaatgtattactggcacgcgaaaccttaaattagagtgaatgaatgaagactcggcacagcacttctgaaaggttgccgacccctggtttaggggAACGCAGGGATTGAGCTAACCAAGCCAAGTTCATGTCATGCTGCATCCCACCTcactgcagcagggggacagacCATCTAGGCTGGTACCCCACACCCTCCACCTCAGAACAACAGATGAAGAGTGCAACAAGTGTGGGATCTAATCTGTGCAACTAGGTCAGGTGACTGGGCCATTTAGTCTGATATGGCACCTCCTGTTGAAGCAGATCACACTGCTGGGCTCTCTAGCCCCTTGCCCCACCCGCTGTCTCTCTGAGCAAAACACCAATGTCCCACTGCCCCAGATCAGAGCAACGGGTTAATAATACTTATCACCTCCCAGCTTTCCATCTTCAACACACTTACAGACCCTACCGacatccctgtgaggcagggaaggctCATTGTCCTAAACAGGGAGCTGAGGAGGAGTGACTCAGAGACTTGCCTGAGGACACAGAGAGAGGGAGTATTAGAACCGAGTGTCCTGCCAGTGTTGCACCCTGACTCCTGTGGCAGCCATTACCTGATAGTTTGGGAAAGGAAGGAAACCCAATCACAGTGCCCCTGGGTCTAGTAATATGGAGTagcccctgagctgggggagGATAACACTTTCCCAAGCCCACCTAGGGTCTGCATACCCTCCTCAGAGCACCGACCTGTGGCTTCCACGATGCCCTCCAGGATTACAATGATCTCAAACTGCTCCCGCTTCAGTGACTCTGCTGTCATTTCCCAGAAGGGGCTGTGGTCATTGATGACATGGCAGATGATCTGCGGCTCCACCAAGAAGAGCCTGTCCTCCCCTGTGTCATAGCCCAGGTTCAGCTCCGACTGCTCCAAGGGGATGAACTCCCCTTCCTTGGTTTGTCTGGATTTGATCAGTTTGGCTCTTATTTTCGCATCCACCATGTGGCTGTCCCGGAGGTCGCCGATGCGGAACATCAGACAGAGTTTCTCATCCCGGTGGGAGACAACGCACTTCTTGCTGAATATTAAGGTCTGGGCGCGCTTCTTGGGTCTGGAGATCTTGACGAACATGCATCCCACCATGAGGGCATCTATCATGGACCCAACGATGGACTGGGCCATCAGCAAAATGACACCCTCGGTGCAATCGGCTGTCACAATCCGGGAGCCATAACCAATGGTCCTTTGACTTTCCACGGAGAAAAGTAAGGCGGATATGAAATTGTCCACATTCTCGATGCAAGGcttccactctgggtctcctATGTGGCTGACATCGTCCCTTATCCAGGCATCGAAGAAGTAGATGATGCCAAAGACCACCCAGGTGATGATGTAGCACATCATGAAGACGAAGAGGAACCAGCGGTACTTGAGGTCCACAATGGTGGTGAAAATGTCTGACAGGAACCTCTTCTTTTCCTGGATGCGACCCAGATTCACCTGGCACTTGCCCATTTTGGTCACATAGCGCTGCCGCTGC is a window encoding:
- the LOC115637353 gene encoding G protein-activated inward rectifier potassium channel 4-like, with the translated sequence MVLPVASSSMELQQDNGLCVRNNIGGCRLKYEEPRSRRNSIPPVQTPTAKHMLAYLPRPPTDTSRYGAFPQKPEMMVIPMGPSEKSQKQTDPAAEKKNALMSNFVSHSCGSNIPNDRSVLQRRLSVVEQTSTGTVVPVKHRPSISVNTEDLPKYHRASRNDPLPSLRDISTRWYPQHALSVPNIPNSARKKTPTRSIVSVTPSEKPQNRRCKLIDDDRQFSSANKQQRQRYVTKMGKCQVNLGRIQEKKRFLSDIFTTIVDLKYRWFLFVFMMCYIITWVVFGIIYFFDAWIRDDVSHIGDPEWKPCIENVDNFISALLFSVESQRTIGYGSRIVTADCTEGVILLMAQSIVGSMIDALMVGCMFVKISRPKKRAQTLIFSKKCVVSHRDEKLCLMFRIGDLRDSHMVDAKIRAKLIKSRQTKEGEFIPLEQSELNLGYDTGEDRLFLVEPQIICHVINDHSPFWEMTAESLKREQFEIIVILEGIVEATGMTCQARTSYIEDEILWGYRFEPCMTLEKGAFRVDYSRFEKTFEVQTPAASAKEMYELKEMERQDQSTLSLYWDHLVHSCFSAELNDVLQDEGPTEEPLARLGIPNITEEETSAEFQNQIGV